CTttcaacaattacccaaatatcATCCTTCTTTTTTGGAGTCAAAGGCAATCCcgtcacaaaatccatcgtgatgctatcccacttccactctggaatcattaCCGGCtgaagtaaacccgatggtacttgatgctcagctttcacttgttgacaaattaaacactttgatacaaattccgagatatcctttttcattcccggccaccaatacaatttcttcaaatcattatacattttcacactacctGGATGAATTGACAAATCACCACTGTGTGCCTCATATAAAATGGTCTGAATTAACTCATCACTTCTCGGAACACATACCCTATCCCGAAACATCAGACAATCATCTGAGGTAAGTCGAAAATCTGAGTCAACACCTGCTTCACACTGAGCTCTCCTGGCTTGCAATTCACTGTCATTTTTTTGAGCTTCCCGAATTTGCTGAAGGAATAATGGTCTAGCCCTCAATTCAtccaaaattgaaccatcattaGATAAAGTTAATCTCGTACtcatagctctcaaagcaaataaagattttctgctcaaggcatcagcaacaacattagcttttccaggataataatcaatcactagctcataatcttttattagctcgagccatcttcgttgtcgcaaattcaagtctttttgattcattaaatacttcaaactcttatgatcagtgaagattcgacatttctcaccatacagataatgacaccaaatttttaaagcaaaaacaatggccgccaattctaaatcatgcgtcggataattcttctcgtgcGGTTTCagctgtctcgaagcataagctattactttgccctcttgcattaacgcacacccaagaccattcaacgatgcatcactataaattataaactcCTTCCCTGACTCAGGTTGTACCAACACTGGTGCCTCAGTCAATAAAgccttcaatttctcgaaactttgttgacatttatcggtccattcaaacttgacattcttttgcaataacttagtcataggagaggcaatcatcgagaatcccttgacaaaccgtctgtaatatccggctaagcccagaaagcttctaacctcagtcacattctttggtggctcccaatcaacaattgctgaaattttccttggatcaacccgaataccttcacttgaaactatatgccccaagaatccaacctcacgaagccaaaactcacttttgctaaatttagcatataatttcttctctctcagaatttgcaacacaattctcaaatgttcggcgTGCTCGGATTCATcccgagaataaattaaaatatcatctatgaacaccaccacaAACTTATCTAGATACGGCCAGAAAATTCGGtttattaaatccataaaaatagccggagcattagtcaacccaaaaggtATTACCAGAAATTCATAATGGCCATACCTCGTTCTGAAAGCGGTATTTGGCACATCGGACTCCctaactctcaactgatagtaacccgacctcagatcaatctttgaaaacactgctGCTCCTTTTAGTTggtcgaacaaatcatcaattctcggtaaagggtacttgttctttatagtcactttgttgagctgacgaTAGTCAATGAAAAGTCTCATAGAGTCacctttctttttcactaataatacaggagcaccccaaggagaaaaacttgGTCTCACAAATCatttatctgtcaactcttgtaattgagcttttaattctttcaactcagtcGGAGCCATCCGATACGGTGCAATAGAAATTGGTGCAGTACCAGGTAACAAATCAAtaacaaactcaacttctctaaccGGAGGTAACCCAGGCAATCCCTCTAGAAACACGTCCGGAAATTCACAAACTACCGGTATTGATTCAAGCTTCGACCCAGTTATATcagtattcaacacataagcaagataagcttcacatccTTTTCTCAAGTATTTCTGAGTAGACATGTGTGAAATCACCATAGGCAATTTATTCGACTCCTCTACTTCAATCTggagaatttcaccattttcacatttcaattccaggattttctgtctacaatttaccttggcatcatgcaatatcaaccaatccatccccagaataacatcaaactcatcaaatggtaacaacatcaaattagccgaGAAACAGTGACCGTGAATCATCAGAGGACAATTCTTACAAACCTTATCGACTAAGACATATTTGTCTaaaggatttgatactttaaccacaaattcagtattGTCAACAGACAAAttcttactagatactaaattcacacatacatatgaatgagtagacttagggtcaatcaaagcaacaacatcaatatcatgaagagaaaatgtaccagtaattaCGTCAGGAGATGATGCATCCTCAcgagcacgtatggcataagTTTTGGCAGGCGTTCTAGTTTCTGATCTCCCAACTATATCTTGCGCCACACTTTTATCACTGACTTTGCTCTCAACATTcctgggtggtctacctctactAATAATATCACCCAATCTAGCTCTCTGCAATCTTTCTTCCTCTATTCTCTTAGGGAAATCTTTTATATAATGTTCTTAAGAACCACACCTGAAACAGGCTCGTCTAAATCCCCAACACTCTCCAGCATGTCGCCTGCCACACTGTTGACACTCAGGTCTAGTATTCCCCACATTGCCCACACTTGCCATCGAGGTAGTTTGAGTTTTAGCTCCGGGGTATGGTTTCCCTCGATCTCTACGTGAATACCCAGCTGAACCAGTTGATCGCGGATCCATCCCTTTAAGCTTCTTTGGATGGGATTGAAATGTCCTGCTCATTGATCTTTTTCTTACATCTCGAGCTTCAATCTccccttttctcttttctttactcagTTCTTCAGCTTTACAGGCTCGGTCAACTAGTactacaaattctttcaactttAAAACCCCAACGTACAATCTgatatcttcatttaacccctcttcaaatcttttacacataatggCCTCCGTGGGCACACATTCCTGGGCATACTTGCTGAGCCTAACAAACTCCCTTTCATATTCTACCACAGACATCCGACCCTGtttcaactcaagaaactcaTTGCGTTTCTGATCAATAAATCGTTggcttatatatttctttttgaattccTCCTGGAAGAAgtcccaagtaactctttctttcGGAACCACTGATATTAATGTTTTCCACCAATGGTATGCCGAATCCTTCAATAAAGACacaacacatttcaaacattcatcaGAAGTACAAGATAGTTCATCAAATACCCGAATAGTGTTTTCCAGCCAAAACTCTGCTTTTTCTAGATCATCACCAACATTAGCCCTGAAATCTTCAGCCCCATGCTTTCGAATTTTGTCAACGGGAGGTTTACTTGATCTTACCAAATCAACACTTTGTGGAGCTACGGGGACCgattgaggaataggagggggtggaggacGTTGAGCATTCGGATTTACACGAACAAATTCTGTGTACCAATTACTCATCATTCAAAGGAAGACTTCCAGAGCCTCATCCTGACTATGCCTCTCATGTCTACTTTCTTCAGGCACGGTCCCTTGTGCAGAAGCCGGCGTGTTACTTTCCACATCATCCATTACAGCTCGGTCTGgttccatttactatataaaaaaatataaacacaatttaaaacGTAaaaaatcatcacactatcacaatataattatggcatgtatagatagactTTCTCGCATATTTTATTAGTCCGAGAACcggctaaaccgtagctctgataccacaaAAATGCAACACCCCTTACCTATGTTCCTTGCaagaacagagtatgaggtattactagaactcaacacttataaattttttttataaaaatttcggcagcatttctgcttatttttacctaaaaccccctgcaaattttcaaagacaatttcaaaaaacttcaatatttccaagCAATTATAGTTATATGTTCagacataatttatccattaataaacaccaacatattaaaccgaacaatactgaatatatacatatttataccatattacataaagtcatctatacatgccatgtttccaaagtattaattgcaaaatacccaaaaagttgatgatagtgtggatgattatcTGACGTCGTCCAAGTTCCGAGCTGATTcatgtcactataatcaagggaaaataaaaacgagtaagcatatagcttagtaagtaaacatatgaccaATAAATAAATTCCTCACATGATTACatagtaacataattttaatcacgcataaatttcattgtttgttcaatttccaACAAGCTATTTTTCTACgtcacagtcactaatttatttttatctggagctacagggcttcaaattaagttccgtaaatttttctcgaaactagattcatataaatttccatcataaaatttcaagaatttttggtttggccaattagtacagtttattctctaaagattcccctgtttcactgctcgacagttctgacctctccttactaaaatttactcaACTCCCTGTACAGAATTCAAaaaatgttctcgtttgtttatattaaaaatatactcattaaggaatccaaacatataaatttcaggccataattatttttttacaatttatggtgattttccaaagttggaacaggggatttcgaaatcaattcaaccctatcttaataaaattcaaatatccccaaatatacaactcttttgcttgctctatttctttcatatgaaaataaactcatccagcttcaatttcatatattattcaacctttaattcattttccaccatttatggtgatttttcaaatttgcccatctgttattattcaaaacagttttgtatttaaattgttcttttgtatttttgatatttcctcccatcttacatatgggttgattaagtatcaaacccaatattcctcccataaacctgtccaccatatataaatattcacctttccaatttcctcgttgaacactcggaatgttatccgttatcggtggattcagcacttagcaaccaccaatgagtcggggaatcagcacttagcaacccctttcacatttaagatacgatgcgatcagcacttagcaaccaccaatgattcggggaatcagcacttagcaacctctcgggggaatcagcacttagcaaccccctttacATTTAAGGTACGATGGAATCAGCAATTAGCAGCCACCAAtaattcggggaatcagcacttagcaacccctttcacatttaagatacggtggaatcagcacttagcaaccaccaatgaatcggggaatcagcacttagcaaccccttgggggaatcagcacttagcaaccccctttatattcaatgtaatccggcctattccgagtgttcaaccggaaaccgtgtttttcaacagtttaccacctttcccaacttaaccacacTTTTAGAATCTttgccaaatatttattttatgttcaaataaatctcaacatatatcaaatttaataaaatagtcctccacccaactttttgaaaaattacaattttgcccccaaacttttgaatatttacacttttgtccctaagctcggaaattaaatttcatctcttattcttatgttttaaaacatgctgaacactttttccttctatggaaacatcaaattctcactctaacacatacttttgaacattaactatttttaccaattatgtcaatttacccgttttcgtttaaaatcgcttagcaaaagttgtttaacataatttctagcttcatagtccaccataaaatagaaaaataaacacttttcacctatggatatttttccaaatataaaccctaggttaaattattgctagaataagctaaattaagctactaggactccaaaaacgtaaagaacattaaaaacggggcttggaatcacttactattgagcttggaagcttaaaaaacctaactatggcttcccccttgctgatttcgttcaccatggagaagatgagcacattttgccatctttttccctttttaattctttttattactaaatgactaaaatgcccccatttaaaaaaaattctatttcacccatttcttatgtctatttttgtccatcaattaactaatggtctaattaccatataaggaccaccaatttataatttcataacaattagacacttctaacatgtagaactcaacttttgcacttttacaatttagtccttttgactaaattgagtgcccaaacgtcaaaattttcgaacgaaatttttacgaaattttttcgtgaaattttagatcataaaaatataataataatattttccctcgtcgaatttgtggtcccgaaaccattgttctgactaggcccaaaatcgggctgttacaaagtatttatcgcgtaaaatagaaatcaaataataaaattcatcttaggtttcatcttccctaggtatctagggaattagttcataattctgAATAAAAACATCCCAAAGTCAGAAAAACCACAAGATtcaaagaaactcataaaaacttctaaagaaattaaaaggaggtcttcgatcttgatggaaatctacttCAGAGTTAACTccaatggtgttcttcgagtttTTTTCTTCAAGCTTCTCTGATGGCTCCCATATAtcttcttctatttggtatttataaactttagaatgctcagaaagcctaaaaattgcgTTTTTTCATGTGTTTGGGAAATGAGTTGCGAAATCGACATGGGctggcacatggccgtgtgtccaggccgtatGGCTCACAAGGGTGTGTGTCTAGCCCGTTTGGAAAGGCCCAGCCCATGTGGGTCCTAAAATCTGCTCTTTATGTCTGATTTTCGCTCCTTTTTCTCTCAAatgctcacctaagtataggaacatgaattcaaaggattaagagcatcaaattcaccaatttgcataaagaatcatccaaaaacgcattaagagtgggattaaaatatattagttttatcatttatcaattctATAATATAGGTTTTGACATCTTATGGTTccaaatatttggttaaattatgatgATATCGTTTATTGTATGAATTGTGAGATATGCTAActattatgattttgtttttgagatttattggcttgaaaatatttttcaagtattCATGTGAATCTTTgtttaatcataaataaaattttgaatttacatGGTATATGCAAAttaagtttttctatttgattttgaatacACGTATATGCGTGAATTGCTTTGGTGTTTTTGTCTATGccaaaattatgaatacatGTGCTTGTTAATTATTTGGCTTTGAATCactatattatttatgttaggTTTTGACATAtatggtttaaaaaaataagtgaaaGATTAAAGTTTTTGATCTTTTATTGCGCTATTTAGACAACCTTATTTTCGgttatttcaaaaattgtaGTGCAATCAGAAATTGCAGTTCTGACCTTTGACTGTTATGaacatttaaatttgaatattggtatgtttatatatatatatatattaaaataacttaattgaaataataagcTGCCAAAGTGATCtatgttattgaaattattttgttttaaaatataaaaggttgtgTGCATGTAACTTAAGTCATGTTAATATTGATCGGCCCAAAGGAaggttaatatttaataaaattacatgtGCAACTGTGGTGATAAACATGTGACAGTTATTCAATTTTACATGTGAGCAATAAATCGGCCCAAAGGAAAATTTATTGTTCGACATGTTTTTATTgtcaattttttattactacAATAAGATAtcacttacaagttaatattttttgtcaaaaaatgaaataataatggaGTGTCCAATATCTTGATATGAGTtttacctttattcaaattattttggtttaaatttgaaatattttgaaacaaataaattcatttttggCTTTGGGATTTAATTAAGAATgcctaatattttaaatagattagttgaaacaaaatgccAACAAAGTGACTTCTTTTAtgtagattagtttatttaaaatatcaagatgattatatgtttttgtgattcatGCGTTTATTAATTGTCctaaaggtaagttaatattttggaagaatttgaatgatatttgaGGTGATAGATGTGTGACAATTATAAGGTACTTTATGAGAGCAATAAGTTAGTCCAAAGATTGATTCattgtttgacataatttattgtcaatgtcTGATTGCTATAACAAGAGTATCACTTACTGTTAATAATTCTGTCCAAAAACTTGCtattaatgttgtgtttggCATCTTGAGATGGGATTAgtcattattttgaatttattgtttacttatgaatattgatatgagcttgtttttatctattttattctatattcaGCTAGTTCATCTTCTGCTGCCacaatatttgttaatataaattttatactaatgCTTAATGAGACTAATTTCAAGGAATGGAAAAGGCACTTACTTGTAGTGCTTGATTGTATGGGCATAGAACTTGCACTAAAGGAAGAAAAACTTGCACCTCTAATTACAACAAGTACCTTTGAAGCTAAAAACGATTTTGAGAGATGGGATCGTTCAAATCGCACGAGTCTAATAATCATGAGCACAGCATTCAAGAAGCCTTTAGGGGCACAGAATCTGAAGAGATTACTCAGGCCAAAGGTTTCCTTGacaaaatttagaaatgttTTGCCAAAAACAATAAGGTTAAAAGGACATAACTTCTGATTTCTTTGATGTCTATGAAGTATTAGGGCCAAGAAAACATAAGGAAGTACATTATAGAGATGTTTCGTGTTGCTTCAAGACTTAAGACACTTAAGATCGAGTTTCTAAGGAACTACTTGTTCTTATGGTTTTGGTATCACTTCTTGCAcattttaaccaatttaaaattagttacaaTTGTGAAAAGGAGAAATGGACTCTAAATGAGCTCATTTCTCATTGTGTGCAAGAGGAAAAAATGTTGAAACATGATAAGTCTAAAAATGCTCATTTGACCAGTGCTTTTAAAGATAGCAGCTTATATTCTTAATAGAGTACCCACTAAAGCACCTGTAAAAACACCTTATGAGCTTTGGACAAGTCGAAACCCTAGTCTAAAGTAGTTTCACATTTGGGGATTTCCAGCTGAGGCAAGGCTTTATACgccacatgaaaagaaattagaCTCCAAAGTAGTGAGCAACTactttattgattattttgagCTATCTAAGGgctataagttttatgatcCCACAAATAggaatattttcaagataggAACTACAACATTTTTTTTAGGATGTTGAGTTTAGAGGGAGAAATAAAGTTAAAGGCATTGCTTTTAAGGAGGAATTAGATTCTAACTCAGT
The Gossypium raimondii isolate GPD5lz chromosome 8, ASM2569854v1, whole genome shotgun sequence DNA segment above includes these coding regions:
- the LOC128043045 gene encoding uncharacterized protein LOC128043045, producing MSNWYTEFVRVNPNAQRPPPPPIPQSVPVAPQSVDLVRSSKPPVDKIRKHGAEDFRANVGDDLEKAEFWLENTIRVFDELSCTSDECLKCVVSLLKDSAYHWWKTLISVVPKERVTWDFFQEEFKKKYISQRFIDQKRNEFLELKQGRMSVVEYEREFVRLSKYAQECVPTEAIMCKRFEEGLNEDIRLYVGVLKLKEFVVLVDRACKAEELSKEKRKGEIEARDVRKRSMSRTFQSHPKKLKGMDPRSTGSAGYSRRDRGKPYPGAKTQTTSMASVGNVGNTRPECQQCGRRHAGECWGFRRACFRCGS